From Nerophis lumbriciformis linkage group LG11, RoL_Nlum_v2.1, whole genome shotgun sequence, one genomic window encodes:
- the meiob gene encoding meiosis-specific with OB domain-containing protein isoform X1 yields the protein MSAISISELHPNIVQPKVVGIIIGKSDTRSFPDRKNVGMERFTFGFTIKDSPDFFINVTAWGNDGYINGLYGSFSIGDCVTIENPLVATKDPEKDDRFCPTTPTPYRLMVTEVHSQVNMCTDIDTTDSLLPLIHLPVKDSRDFYTLGDIVANGQSLEGSFINILAAAKSIGETKLFRTSDGRQGQRLEVKLFDDLVSSFPLICWDREAIHLIQTSVTKGTVLFLADTKITFDSFRKGMNASVNSKTIITVNPDTREASLLYSYAKEMVESGALEIDKSEDMPVESITDVYTVSQLKEKSQETVEIFFGITFSFISKLDLDSSVSKVIKTRCSRCKFQAPEGLQCCTNQLCPGRGQVFSANTGFDLLVDLTDHTGTLHACSLRSPVAEITFGCTTEEFTRLTDDERTAMKWKFLLERCKTYVKILPSTKTKSGVRAVVLACSLADPGEAKQHMLALLQQP from the exons ATGTTGGTATGGAGAGATTTACTTTTGGCTTCACCATCAAGGACTCTCCTGACTTCTTCATCAATGTGACGGCTTGGGGAAATGATGGGTACATCAATGGGCTCTATGGCAGTTTCAGCATCGGAGATTGCG TCACCATTGAAAATCCATTAGTGGCCACCAAAGACCCAGAAAAGGATGACAGGTTCTGTCCAACAACACCAAC TCCCTACAGGCTGATGGTGACAGAGGTTCACTCCCAGGTGAATATGTGTACAGACATTGACACCACAGATAGCCTGCTGCCGCTGATCCACCTGCCAGTTAAGGACTCCAGAGACTTCTACACTCTGGGAGACATAGTGGCCAACGGACAGAGTCTGGAAGGATCTTTTATAAACATACTTGCTGCTGCGAAATCA ATTGGGGAGACTAAACTGTTCAGGACATCCGATGGACGCCAAGGACAGAGGCTGGAAGTGAAGCTTTTTGATGATTTGGTTTCCTCTTTTCCACTCATCTG TTGGGACAGAGAAGCTATTCATCTTATCCAGACTTCGGTAACCAAAGGGACTG TGCTCTTCCTAGCCGATACAAAGATTACCTTTGACAGCTTCCGCAAAGGAATGAACGCATCTGTCAACTCCAAAACGATTATCACCGTCAATCCTG ACACCCGGGAGGCCAGtctgctttacagctatgctaaAGAGATGGTGGAATCCGGGGCTCTGGAAATCGACAAGTCAGAGGATATGCCAG TGGAGTCCATCACTGACGTGTACACGGTTAGTCAACTGAAGGAGAAATCACAGGAAACTGTTGAGATATTCTTTGGCATCACATTCAGCTTCATCTCCAAGCTGGACCTGGACTCTTCCGTTTCAAAAGTCATCAAGACACGCTG CTCCAGATGTAAATTCCAGGCGCCTGAGGGCCTGCAGTGCTGCACTAACCAGTTGTGTCCGGGAAGGGGTCAAGTCTTTTCAGCCAACACAGGCTTTGACCTGCTGGTGGACCTCACAGACCACACGGGTACTCTGCACGCCTGCAGCCTCAGAAGCCCAGTGGCTGAGATAACATTTGGCTGCACT ACAGAAGAGTTTACCCGTTTGACCGACGATGAGCGCACTGCAATGAAGTGGAAGTTTCTTTTGGAGAGATGCAAAACATATGTGAAG ATCCTACCGTCCACTAAGACAAAGAGTGGGGTCAGAGCGGTTGTTCTGGCCTGCTCACTGGCTGACCCGGGTGAGGCGAAGCAGCACATGTTGGCGCTACTGCAGCAGCCCTGA
- the meiob gene encoding meiosis-specific with OB domain-containing protein isoform X2, translated as MSAISISELHPNIVQPKVVGIIIGKSDTRSFPDRKNVGMERFTFGFTIKDSPDFFINVTAWGNDGYINGLYGSFSIGDCVTIENPLVATKDPEKDDRFCPTTPTPYRLMVTEVHSQVNMCTDIDTTDSLLPLIHLPVKDSRDFYTLGDIVANGQSLEGSFINILAAAKSIGETKLFRTSDGRQGQRLEVKLFDDLVSSFPLICWDREAIHLIQTSVTKGTADTKITFDSFRKGMNASVNSKTIITVNPDTREASLLYSYAKEMVESGALEIDKSEDMPVESITDVYTVSQLKEKSQETVEIFFGITFSFISKLDLDSSVSKVIKTRCSRCKFQAPEGLQCCTNQLCPGRGQVFSANTGFDLLVDLTDHTGTLHACSLRSPVAEITFGCTTEEFTRLTDDERTAMKWKFLLERCKTYVKILPSTKTKSGVRAVVLACSLADPGEAKQHMLALLQQP; from the exons ATGTTGGTATGGAGAGATTTACTTTTGGCTTCACCATCAAGGACTCTCCTGACTTCTTCATCAATGTGACGGCTTGGGGAAATGATGGGTACATCAATGGGCTCTATGGCAGTTTCAGCATCGGAGATTGCG TCACCATTGAAAATCCATTAGTGGCCACCAAAGACCCAGAAAAGGATGACAGGTTCTGTCCAACAACACCAAC TCCCTACAGGCTGATGGTGACAGAGGTTCACTCCCAGGTGAATATGTGTACAGACATTGACACCACAGATAGCCTGCTGCCGCTGATCCACCTGCCAGTTAAGGACTCCAGAGACTTCTACACTCTGGGAGACATAGTGGCCAACGGACAGAGTCTGGAAGGATCTTTTATAAACATACTTGCTGCTGCGAAATCA ATTGGGGAGACTAAACTGTTCAGGACATCCGATGGACGCCAAGGACAGAGGCTGGAAGTGAAGCTTTTTGATGATTTGGTTTCCTCTTTTCCACTCATCTG TTGGGACAGAGAAGCTATTCATCTTATCCAGACTTCGGTAACCAAAGGGACTG CCGATACAAAGATTACCTTTGACAGCTTCCGCAAAGGAATGAACGCATCTGTCAACTCCAAAACGATTATCACCGTCAATCCTG ACACCCGGGAGGCCAGtctgctttacagctatgctaaAGAGATGGTGGAATCCGGGGCTCTGGAAATCGACAAGTCAGAGGATATGCCAG TGGAGTCCATCACTGACGTGTACACGGTTAGTCAACTGAAGGAGAAATCACAGGAAACTGTTGAGATATTCTTTGGCATCACATTCAGCTTCATCTCCAAGCTGGACCTGGACTCTTCCGTTTCAAAAGTCATCAAGACACGCTG CTCCAGATGTAAATTCCAGGCGCCTGAGGGCCTGCAGTGCTGCACTAACCAGTTGTGTCCGGGAAGGGGTCAAGTCTTTTCAGCCAACACAGGCTTTGACCTGCTGGTGGACCTCACAGACCACACGGGTACTCTGCACGCCTGCAGCCTCAGAAGCCCAGTGGCTGAGATAACATTTGGCTGCACT ACAGAAGAGTTTACCCGTTTGACCGACGATGAGCGCACTGCAATGAAGTGGAAGTTTCTTTTGGAGAGATGCAAAACATATGTGAAG ATCCTACCGTCCACTAAGACAAAGAGTGGGGTCAGAGCGGTTGTTCTGGCCTGCTCACTGGCTGACCCGGGTGAGGCGAAGCAGCACATGTTGGCGCTACTGCAGCAGCCCTGA
- the meiob gene encoding meiosis-specific with OB domain-containing protein isoform X3, which yields MERFTFGFTIKDSPDFFINVTAWGNDGYINGLYGSFSIGDCVTIENPLVATKDPEKDDRFCPTTPTPYRLMVTEVHSQVNMCTDIDTTDSLLPLIHLPVKDSRDFYTLGDIVANGQSLEGSFINILAAAKSIGETKLFRTSDGRQGQRLEVKLFDDLVSSFPLICWDREAIHLIQTSVTKGTVLFLADTKITFDSFRKGMNASVNSKTIITVNPDTREASLLYSYAKEMVESGALEIDKSEDMPVESITDVYTVSQLKEKSQETVEIFFGITFSFISKLDLDSSVSKVIKTRCSRCKFQAPEGLQCCTNQLCPGRGQVFSANTGFDLLVDLTDHTGTLHACSLRSPVAEITFGCTTEEFTRLTDDERTAMKWKFLLERCKTYVKILPSTKTKSGVRAVVLACSLADPGEAKQHMLALLQQP from the exons ATGGAGAGATTTACTTTTGGCTTCACCATCAAGGACTCTCCTGACTTCTTCATCAATGTGACGGCTTGGGGAAATGATGGGTACATCAATGGGCTCTATGGCAGTTTCAGCATCGGAGATTGCG TCACCATTGAAAATCCATTAGTGGCCACCAAAGACCCAGAAAAGGATGACAGGTTCTGTCCAACAACACCAAC TCCCTACAGGCTGATGGTGACAGAGGTTCACTCCCAGGTGAATATGTGTACAGACATTGACACCACAGATAGCCTGCTGCCGCTGATCCACCTGCCAGTTAAGGACTCCAGAGACTTCTACACTCTGGGAGACATAGTGGCCAACGGACAGAGTCTGGAAGGATCTTTTATAAACATACTTGCTGCTGCGAAATCA ATTGGGGAGACTAAACTGTTCAGGACATCCGATGGACGCCAAGGACAGAGGCTGGAAGTGAAGCTTTTTGATGATTTGGTTTCCTCTTTTCCACTCATCTG TTGGGACAGAGAAGCTATTCATCTTATCCAGACTTCGGTAACCAAAGGGACTG TGCTCTTCCTAGCCGATACAAAGATTACCTTTGACAGCTTCCGCAAAGGAATGAACGCATCTGTCAACTCCAAAACGATTATCACCGTCAATCCTG ACACCCGGGAGGCCAGtctgctttacagctatgctaaAGAGATGGTGGAATCCGGGGCTCTGGAAATCGACAAGTCAGAGGATATGCCAG TGGAGTCCATCACTGACGTGTACACGGTTAGTCAACTGAAGGAGAAATCACAGGAAACTGTTGAGATATTCTTTGGCATCACATTCAGCTTCATCTCCAAGCTGGACCTGGACTCTTCCGTTTCAAAAGTCATCAAGACACGCTG CTCCAGATGTAAATTCCAGGCGCCTGAGGGCCTGCAGTGCTGCACTAACCAGTTGTGTCCGGGAAGGGGTCAAGTCTTTTCAGCCAACACAGGCTTTGACCTGCTGGTGGACCTCACAGACCACACGGGTACTCTGCACGCCTGCAGCCTCAGAAGCCCAGTGGCTGAGATAACATTTGGCTGCACT ACAGAAGAGTTTACCCGTTTGACCGACGATGAGCGCACTGCAATGAAGTGGAAGTTTCTTTTGGAGAGATGCAAAACATATGTGAAG ATCCTACCGTCCACTAAGACAAAGAGTGGGGTCAGAGCGGTTGTTCTGGCCTGCTCACTGGCTGACCCGGGTGAGGCGAAGCAGCACATGTTGGCGCTACTGCAGCAGCCCTGA
- the mlst8 gene encoding target of rapamycin complex subunit lst8, with protein sequence MNVNQGTVGSDPVILATAGYDHTVRFWQAHSGICTRTVQHQDSQVNSLEITPDRSMIAAAGYQHIRMYDLNSNNPNPVINYDGVSKNITSVGFHEDGRWMYTGGEDCMARIWDLRSRNLQCQRIFQVNAPINCVCLHPNQAELIVGDQSGVIHIWDLKTDHNEQLIPEPEVSINAVHIDPDASYMAAVNSSGNCYVWNVAGGVGDEVTQLIPKTKIPAHKRYSLRCKFSPDSTLLATCSADQTCKIWRTSNFSLMTELSIKSNNPGETSRGWMWDCAFSGDSQYIVTASSDNLARLWCVETGEIKREYSGHQKAVVCLAFNDSVLS encoded by the exons ATGAACGTGAATCAAGGGACTGTGGGCAGCGACCCGGTCATTCTCGCCACGGCTGGGTACGACCACACAGTCCGCTTCTGGCAGGCCCACAGCGGGATCTGTACCCGGACAGTCCAGCACCAGGACTCT CAAGTGAATTCACTTGAAATAACACCTGACAGGAGTATGATTGCTGCTGCAG GTTATCAGCACATCCGCATGTACGATCTGAACTCCAACAACCCCAACCCGGTGATTAACTATGACGGCGTGAGCAAGAACATCACGTCTGTGGGCTTCCATGAAGACGGGCGCTGGATGTACACGGGAGGAGAAGATTGCATGGCTCGTATCTGGGACCTGAG GTCACGAAATCTACAATGTCAGAGGATCTTCCAGGTCAACGCGCCAATCAACTGCGTGTGCCTTCATCCAAACCAG GCGGAGCTAATAGTTGGAGACCAGAGTGGTGTGATACATATTTGGGATCTGAAGACGGACCACAATGAGCAGCTGATTCCCGAGCCAGAAGTGTCGATCAACGCCGTTCACATCGACCCGGACGCGAGTTACATGGCGGCCGTCAACAGCTCC GGGAATTGCTACGTGTGGAACGTTGCTGGAGGTGTAGGAGACGAGGTGACGCAGCTCATTCCCAAAACTAAGATCCCTGCGCACAAACGCTACTCTCTGCGCTGCAAGTTTAGCCCTGATTCCAC TCTGTTGGCCACCTGCTCCGCTGATCAGACCTGCAAGATTTGGAGGACGTCCAACTTCTCCCTCATGACAGAGCTGAGCATCAAGAGCAACAATCCTGGAGAGACATCTAGAGGCTGGATGTGGGACTGCGCCTTCTCGGGGGACTCGCAGTATATCGTCACAG CTTCCTCGGACAACTTGGCCCGTCTGTGGTGTGTGGAGACGGGGGAGATCAAGAGGGAGTACAGCGGCCACCAGAAGGCTGTGGTGTGTCTGGCCTTTAATGACAGTGTGCTGAGCTGA
- the bricd5 gene encoding BRICHOS domain-containing protein 5, with protein MMGHRMLTCWNVPEGTGCCMNGGSSANIPKKVICVSLSASLLLILLTLGLTGQLGLPYLHSQSSQAVRIIAPDPTGVLLLNQSAVVDQQNGLVTFTVTSGMNLTSTVLFDIKHGLICYQPLRQESCFLRTMETSDYEDVDSLLQASARQSDFQLSVNETQRRTEFLGVLAASQADMSTMEEPFQVLCRDRTIHWTKRAEGPGKQRLVYFCIDICFPNNICVSVCFYYLPD; from the exons ATGATGGGACACAGGATGCTGACATGTTGGAATGTTCCAGAGGGCACAGGATGCTGTATG aACGGCGGCTCATCGGCGAACATCCCGAAAAAAGTCATCTGTGTCAGCCTCTCCGCTTCCCTGCTCCTGATCCTCCTGACCCTGGGCCTGACTGGACAACTGGGGCTGCCTTATCTACACTCCCAG TCTTCACAGGCTGTCCGGATCATTGCTCCAGACCCGACCGGGGTCCTGCTCCTCAACCAGTCGGCGGTCGTGGACCAGCAGAACGGCCTAGTGACCTTTACTGTGACGTCGGGGATGAACCTCACATCCACCGTGCTCTTTGACATCAAACAC GGCTTGATATGTTACCAACCGCTCCGCCAGGAGAGCTGCTTCCTGCGGACCATGGAAACATCCGACTACGAGGACGTGGACTCCTTACTTCAAGCGTCAGCACGCCAG AGTGACTTCCAGCTGTCTGTGAATGAGACCCAGAGGCGCACAGAGTTCTTAGGGGTTCTGGCTGCCAGTCAGGCTGACATGTCCACCATGGAGGAACCCTTCCAAGTCCTATGTCGGGACAGAACCATCCACTGGACCAAGAGGGCTGAAG GGCCTGGCAAACAGAGGCTGGTGTACTTCTGCATCGACATCTGCTTTCCCAACAACATCTGTGTGTCCGTGTGCTTCTACTACCTGCCTGACTGA
- the pgp gene encoding glycerol-3-phosphate phosphatase yields MSGSKCARLSGQLVRQVVDSVDCVLFDCDGVIWRGDKAIPGAPQVVKLLKQHGKRVFFVTNNSTKTRKMYADKMSTLGFDVTEDEVFGTAYCSAVYLQTVCKLQGKVYLVGSDAMKQELEAVGIQQTGLGPDHISGKQTDWARVALDPEVKAVLVGFDEHFSYMKLNRALQYITRSECLFVGTNRDSRLPLEGGTAVPGTGCLLQAVETAAQRQAATVGKPNRFMFDCVASKFGVDPGRCLMVGDRLDTDIMLGSNCGLKTLLTLTGVSTLAEAEAIQKSGCAERQGMVPDYYVESIADLLPALQG; encoded by the exons ATGTCCGGGTCTAAATGCGCGCGACTGAGCGGACAGTTGGTCCGACAAGTGGTGGACTCGGTGGACTGCGTCCTGTTCGACTGCGACGGCGTCATCTGGCGGGGGGACAAGGCCATCCCTGGCGCCCCTCAGGTGGTCAAACTACTCAAGCAACATGGCAAGAGAGTCTTCTTCGTCACCAACAACAGCACCAAGACGAGGAAGATGTACGCGGACAAAATGTCCACGCTGGGCTTCGACGTGACCGAGGACGAGGTGTTCGGGACGGCGTACTGCTCCGCCGTGTACCTGCAGACGGTGTGCAAGCTGCAGGGTAAAGTCTACCTCGTCGGCAGCGACGCCATGAAGCAGGAGCTGGAGGCGGTGGGGATCCAGCAGACCGGCCTGGGACCGGACCACATCTCCGGGAAGCAGACCGACTGGGCTAGGGTGGCGCTGGACCCGGAGGTGAAGGCTGTGTTGGTGGGTTTTGATGAACATTTCAGCTACATGAAGCTCAACCGAGCCTTGCAGTACATCACCAGGTCGGAGTGTTTGTTTGTGGGGACAAACAGGGATTCCAGGCTGCCCCTGGAGGGGGGAACCGCTGTCCCAG GAACTGGATGTCTGCTGCAAGCTGTCGAGACCGCAGCCCAGCGCCAGGCCGCCACGGTGGGCAAACCCAACCGCTTCATGTTTGACTGCGTGGCTTCTAAATTCGGCGTAGACCCCGGCCGCTGCCTGATGGTGGGCGatcgcctggacacggacatcATGTTGGGCTCCAACTGCGGCCTGAAGACCCTCCTCACCCTCACCGGGGTCAGTACGCTGGCCGAGGCGGAAGCCATTCAGAAGAGCGGCTGCGCGGAGAGGCAGGGGATGGTGCCGGATTATTACGTGGAGAGCATCGCAGACCTTCTTCCAGCCCTGCAGGGATGA